From Chelatococcus sp. YT9, a single genomic window includes:
- a CDS encoding glycoside hydrolase family 19 protein, with protein MSRAAFYSAVRKRPFGGALVQSQVDGMETILDAWNGLAISDDRRWLAYMLATTFHETAATMQPIRERGGSAYFTRMYDIRGERPRVATELGNSRPGDGALYHGRGYVQLTGRRNYARASDVVQYDLLADPDAAMRADIATAIMFAGMRDGWFTGKRLADYFSRTKDDPANARRIINGTDKAQMIAGYHRDFLAALGNG; from the coding sequence ATGAGTCGCGCCGCATTCTACAGCGCCGTGCGCAAACGGCCGTTCGGGGGCGCGCTGGTGCAGAGCCAGGTCGACGGGATGGAAACCATCCTCGACGCCTGGAATGGCTTGGCCATCAGCGACGATCGCCGTTGGCTGGCCTACATGCTGGCCACGACCTTCCACGAGACGGCAGCGACCATGCAGCCGATCCGCGAGAGGGGAGGGTCTGCGTATTTCACGCGGATGTACGACATCCGCGGTGAGCGGCCCCGCGTAGCGACGGAGCTCGGCAACTCCCGGCCGGGGGATGGCGCGCTCTACCATGGGCGCGGATACGTTCAACTGACAGGCCGTCGCAACTACGCTCGCGCGTCCGACGTCGTTCAGTACGACCTTCTGGCCGATCCCGATGCCGCGATGCGCGCGGACATTGCTACAGCCATCATGTTTGCCGGCATGCGAGACGGCTGGTTCACCGGTAAGCGGCTCGCCGACTACTTCAGCCGAACCAAGGACGATCCCGCGAACGCGCGTCGAATCATCAATGGCACTGACAAGGCTCAGATGATCGCCGGCTATCACCGCGACTTCCTGGCGGCGCTCGGCAATGGCTGA
- a CDS encoding serine protease has translation MRKPLYRAAQIFGAACAAVLILALLAFSAPAHAPAPTAGAVVYLGDTHGHGSGVHIGDGYILTAAHVVRSEKTMPVVTDDGTTVEGAVLWASPEYDVALIRAPVNAKAAPLACREAKVGEEIRASGNPYDQKFVTARGHVSGAAREYEPWKRVLVIDTTMVHGMSGGPTFDMQGNVVGINVGVMVVSQGMASYVASFGYIVPGSTVCMLMGRED, from the coding sequence ATGCGCAAGCCCCTATATCGTGCGGCTCAGATCTTCGGCGCCGCGTGCGCTGCCGTGCTCATCCTCGCCCTTCTCGCTTTCTCCGCCCCCGCTCATGCCCCGGCACCTACGGCCGGCGCGGTCGTCTATCTTGGTGACACGCATGGCCACGGGTCGGGCGTTCACATCGGCGACGGCTACATCCTCACGGCCGCGCACGTTGTGCGCTCCGAAAAGACGATGCCCGTTGTTACGGATGACGGGACTACGGTCGAGGGTGCCGTGCTTTGGGCGAGCCCCGAATACGACGTGGCCCTCATCCGCGCGCCTGTGAATGCGAAGGCGGCACCGCTCGCCTGCCGCGAGGCGAAGGTTGGCGAAGAGATCCGCGCCTCCGGCAACCCGTATGACCAGAAGTTCGTCACGGCTCGAGGCCACGTAAGCGGAGCCGCTCGCGAATACGAGCCGTGGAAACGCGTGCTCGTGATCGACACGACGATGGTTCACGGTATGAGCGGTGGCCCGACCTTTGACATGCAGGGCAACGTCGTCGGGATCAATGTCGGTGTAATGGTCGTGAGCCAGGGCATGGCGTCTTATGTCGCCAGCTTCGGCTACATCGTGCCCGGCTCGACCGTCTGCATGCTCATGGGTCGGGAGGATTGA